One Cellulosimicrobium protaetiae genomic region harbors:
- the argS gene encoding arginine--tRNA ligase — MTPDELSEALSAALAAAVADGTLALDPTAVPERVHVERPRQREHGDWATNVALQLAKKAGTTPRALAEDLATRLAATPGVKAVDVAGPGFLNITLDAAAAGELARTIVDAGPAYGRNDSEAGTKVNLEFVSANPTGPIHIGGVRWAAVGDSLARVLEASGADVTREYYFNDHGAQIDRFARSLLARARGLEAPEDGYGGEYISEIADAVIADALAAGDPDPRTLPDAEAQEVFRSRGVERMFGEIKASLHDFGVDFDVYFHEDSLHESGAVERAVERLRASGHMFEQDGATWLRTTDFGDDKDRVVIKSDGDAAYIAGDIAYYLDKRERGFDEAIIMLGADHHGYVGRMMAVCAAFGDTPGKNLQLLIGQMVNLVKDGQPVRMSKRAGTVVTLEDLVDAVGVDAARYSLARSSADQNIDLDLDLLARATNENPVYYVQYAHSRTAAVDRNAADRGVARADGFEPALLDHPSEAALIGRLTEFPRIVAQAAELREPHRVARYLEALAGDYHTWYQQKSQRVLPYPDEEVTDTHRTRLWLNDAVRQVLANGLGLLGVSAPERM; from the coding sequence GTGACCCCCGACGAGCTCTCCGAAGCGCTGAGCGCTGCCCTGGCCGCCGCCGTCGCCGACGGCACCCTCGCCCTGGACCCGACCGCGGTCCCCGAGCGCGTCCACGTGGAGCGACCCCGCCAGCGCGAGCACGGCGACTGGGCCACGAACGTCGCGCTCCAGCTCGCCAAGAAGGCGGGCACGACGCCGCGCGCCCTCGCCGAGGATCTCGCGACGCGGCTCGCCGCGACCCCGGGCGTCAAGGCCGTGGACGTCGCCGGCCCGGGCTTCCTCAACATCACGCTCGACGCGGCCGCCGCGGGCGAGCTCGCGCGCACGATCGTCGACGCGGGCCCGGCCTACGGACGCAACGACTCGGAGGCGGGCACGAAGGTCAACCTCGAGTTCGTCTCCGCCAACCCCACCGGCCCGATCCACATCGGCGGCGTCCGCTGGGCCGCCGTCGGCGACTCGCTCGCGCGCGTGCTCGAGGCGAGCGGCGCGGACGTGACGCGCGAGTACTACTTCAACGACCACGGTGCGCAGATCGACCGCTTCGCGCGCTCGCTCCTCGCGCGCGCCCGCGGGCTGGAGGCGCCCGAGGACGGGTACGGCGGCGAGTACATCTCCGAGATCGCCGACGCGGTGATCGCCGACGCGCTCGCCGCGGGCGACCCGGACCCGCGCACGCTGCCCGACGCCGAGGCGCAGGAGGTCTTCCGGTCGCGCGGCGTCGAGCGCATGTTCGGCGAGATCAAGGCGTCGCTGCACGACTTCGGCGTCGACTTCGACGTGTACTTCCACGAGGACTCGCTGCACGAGTCCGGTGCCGTGGAGCGGGCCGTCGAGCGCCTGCGCGCGTCCGGCCACATGTTCGAGCAGGACGGCGCGACGTGGCTGCGCACGACCGACTTCGGCGACGACAAGGACCGCGTCGTCATCAAGTCGGACGGCGACGCTGCGTACATCGCGGGCGACATCGCGTACTACCTCGACAAGCGCGAGCGCGGCTTCGACGAGGCCATCATCATGCTCGGCGCCGACCACCACGGGTACGTGGGCCGCATGATGGCGGTGTGCGCCGCGTTCGGCGACACCCCGGGGAAGAACCTGCAGCTCCTCATCGGGCAGATGGTCAACCTCGTCAAGGACGGCCAGCCCGTGCGCATGTCCAAGCGCGCCGGGACCGTCGTGACGCTCGAGGACCTCGTGGACGCGGTCGGCGTCGACGCCGCGCGCTACTCGCTCGCGCGCTCGTCCGCGGACCAGAACATCGACCTCGACCTCGACCTGCTCGCGCGGGCGACGAACGAGAACCCCGTCTACTACGTGCAGTACGCGCACTCGCGCACGGCGGCCGTGGACCGCAACGCGGCCGACCGCGGCGTCGCGCGCGCCGACGGCTTCGAGCCCGCGCTGCTCGACCACCCGAGCGAGGCCGCGCTCATCGGGCGCCTCACCGAGTTCCCGCGCATCGTGGCCCAGGCCGCCGAGCTGCGCGAGCCGCACCGCGTCGCGCGCTACCTCGAGGCGCTCGCGGGCGACTACCACACGTGGTATCAGCAGAAGTCGCAGCGCGTCCTGCCCTACCCGGACGAGGAGGTCACGGACACGCACCGCACGCGCCTGTGGCTCAACGACGCGGTGCGCCAGGTGCTCGCCAACGGCCTCGGCCTGCTCGGCGTCTCCGCGCCGGAGCGCATGTGA
- the lysA gene encoding diaminopimelate decarboxylase: MSTGLPGHPGEPWSRGVRRREDGSVEVAGVDVHDLVAEHGTPVYVLDEADFRARARGYRTAFETAFRAVGSDVDVYYAGKALLTVAVARWAREEGLRVDTASGGELAVALRAGVPGAEIGLHGNNKSDAEIGRALDEGVGRIIVDSLVEVERVARLAGERGVVAPVMVRVTTGVHAGGHEYISTAHEDQKFGLSIAAPRGTEGGPAGDSPAMAALLDVVVRPELHLLGIHSHIGSQILDPSGFEVAARAVLELRAELAARTGVLVDEVDIGGGYGIAYLPGEVALDPERVAKDVAAAVDAAAAELGTPLPRFSIEPGRAIVGPAGLTLYTVGTVKPVTLDDGRVRTYVSVDGGMSDNIRPALYEAQYHAEVVGRASDAEPVLARVVGKHCESGDIVVHEVRLPGDVRAGDLLAVPATGAYGRSMASNYNMLTRPPVVAVRDGASRVLVRRETVEDLLALDEG, translated from the coding sequence GTGAGCACGGGTCTGCCGGGCCACCCCGGCGAGCCGTGGTCGCGGGGCGTGCGCCGTCGGGAGGACGGGTCCGTCGAGGTCGCGGGCGTCGACGTCCACGACCTCGTGGCCGAGCACGGCACGCCCGTCTACGTGCTCGACGAGGCGGACTTCCGGGCCCGCGCGCGCGGGTACCGCACGGCGTTCGAGACGGCGTTCCGCGCCGTCGGGTCCGACGTGGACGTCTACTACGCCGGCAAGGCGCTGCTGACGGTGGCGGTCGCGCGCTGGGCGCGCGAGGAGGGCCTGCGGGTCGACACCGCGAGCGGCGGAGAGCTCGCCGTCGCGCTGCGGGCGGGAGTGCCCGGCGCGGAGATCGGGCTGCACGGCAACAACAAGTCCGACGCCGAGATCGGCCGGGCGCTCGACGAGGGCGTGGGCCGGATCATCGTCGACTCGCTCGTCGAGGTCGAGCGCGTCGCGCGCCTCGCGGGGGAGCGCGGCGTCGTCGCGCCCGTCATGGTGCGCGTGACCACGGGGGTCCACGCGGGCGGGCACGAGTACATCTCGACCGCGCACGAGGACCAGAAGTTCGGCCTGTCGATCGCGGCGCCCCGCGGCACGGAGGGCGGCCCGGCCGGCGACTCCCCGGCCATGGCCGCGCTGCTCGACGTGGTCGTGCGTCCCGAGCTGCACCTGCTCGGGATCCACTCGCACATCGGGTCCCAGATCCTCGACCCGTCGGGGTTCGAGGTCGCGGCGCGCGCGGTGCTGGAGCTGCGGGCGGAGCTCGCCGCACGCACGGGCGTGCTCGTCGACGAGGTCGACATCGGCGGCGGCTACGGGATCGCGTACCTCCCCGGGGAGGTCGCGCTCGACCCGGAGCGCGTCGCGAAGGACGTCGCCGCCGCGGTCGATGCGGCGGCCGCGGAGCTCGGCACCCCGCTGCCGCGGTTCTCGATCGAGCCGGGTCGCGCGATCGTCGGGCCGGCCGGCCTCACGCTCTACACCGTGGGCACGGTCAAGCCCGTGACGCTCGACGACGGCCGCGTGCGCACGTACGTCTCGGTCGACGGCGGCATGAGCGACAACATCCGCCCGGCGCTCTACGAGGCGCAGTACCACGCGGAGGTCGTCGGCCGGGCGTCGGACGCGGAGCCCGTGCTCGCGCGCGTGGTCGGCAAGCACTGCGAGAGCGGCGACATCGTCGTCCACGAGGTGCGGCTCCCCGGCGACGTACGCGCGGGCGACCTGCTCGCCGTGCCCGCCACGGGTGCCTACGGCCGCTCGATGGCGTCGAACTACAACATGCTGACGCGCCCGCCCGTCGTCGCGGTGCGCGACGGCGCGAGCCGCGTGCTGGTACGGCGCGAGACCGTCGAGGACCTGCTGGCGCTCGACGAGGGCTGA
- a CDS encoding homoserine dehydrogenase, which yields MPSAAESHPPLRVALLGCGVVGTQVARLLTEQADDLASRVGARLELVGIAVRDAAAPRDAAIDRSLLTEDAEGLVARADVVVEVMGGTEPARALLLRAIEAGAAVVTANKALLAEDGPTLYKAADAAGVDIYFEAAVAGAIPIVRPVRESLAGDHVRRVLGIVNGTTNYVLDQMATTGMGLEEAVKEAQDLGYAEADPTADVEGYDAAAKAAILASLAFHTRVSLDDVAREGIMSVTAADVAWAAQTGHVIKLLAIAELRDGTSAGGSAGVSVRVHPALVPTSHPLANVRGSFNAVFVEAESAGELMFYGRGAGGAPTASAVLGDVVSAARHRVLGGKGPQESTYAELAILPASAAVTRYQVRLDVDDRPGVLAQVAHALAEHGVSIEAVRQPTAPGGADAEGGVAELLITTHAAPESALAATVAAVAGLDPVRTITSVLRVEGA from the coding sequence GTGCCGTCTGCCGCCGAGTCCCACCCGCCCCTGCGCGTCGCCCTCCTGGGCTGCGGCGTCGTCGGCACCCAGGTCGCGCGGCTCCTCACGGAGCAGGCCGACGACCTCGCCTCGCGCGTGGGCGCACGCCTCGAGCTCGTCGGGATCGCGGTGCGGGACGCGGCGGCCCCGCGCGACGCCGCGATCGACCGGTCGCTGCTCACCGAGGACGCGGAAGGCCTCGTCGCGCGCGCGGACGTCGTCGTGGAGGTCATGGGCGGCACCGAGCCCGCGCGCGCGCTGCTGCTGCGCGCGATCGAGGCGGGCGCCGCCGTCGTCACGGCGAACAAGGCGCTGCTCGCCGAGGACGGGCCCACGCTCTACAAGGCCGCCGACGCGGCCGGCGTCGACATCTACTTCGAGGCCGCCGTCGCGGGCGCGATCCCCATCGTGCGCCCCGTGCGCGAGTCGCTCGCGGGCGACCACGTGCGCCGCGTCCTCGGCATCGTCAACGGGACGACCAACTACGTCCTCGACCAGATGGCCACCACCGGCATGGGCCTCGAGGAGGCCGTCAAGGAGGCGCAGGACCTCGGGTACGCGGAGGCCGACCCGACGGCGGACGTCGAGGGCTACGACGCCGCGGCCAAGGCCGCGATCCTCGCGAGCCTCGCCTTCCACACGCGCGTCTCGCTGGACGACGTCGCGCGCGAGGGCATCATGTCCGTCACCGCCGCCGACGTCGCGTGGGCCGCGCAGACCGGCCACGTCATCAAGCTGCTCGCGATCGCGGAGCTGCGCGACGGCACGTCGGCGGGCGGGTCCGCCGGAGTGTCCGTGCGCGTGCACCCGGCGCTCGTGCCGACGTCGCACCCGCTCGCGAACGTGCGCGGGTCGTTCAACGCCGTGTTCGTCGAGGCGGAGTCCGCCGGCGAGCTCATGTTCTACGGGCGCGGCGCGGGCGGCGCGCCGACGGCGTCGGCCGTGCTGGGCGACGTCGTCTCGGCCGCGCGCCACCGCGTGCTCGGGGGCAAGGGTCCGCAGGAGTCCACCTACGCGGAGCTCGCCATCCTCCCCGCGAGCGCGGCCGTGACCCGCTACCAGGTGCGGCTCGACGTCGACGACCGCCCGGGCGTGCTCGCGCAGGTCGCGCACGCGCTCGCCGAGCACGGCGTCTCCATCGAGGCGGTCCGCCAGCCCACGGCCCCCGGGGGCGCCGACGCCGAGGGCGGGGTCGCGGAGCTGCTCATCACCACGCACGCCGCGCCCGAGTCGGCGCTCGCGGCCACCGTCGCCGCGGTGGCCGGGCTCGATCCCGTCCGCACGATCACGTCCGTCCTGAGAGTCGAGGGAGCCTGA
- the thrC gene encoding threonine synthase has translation MAHQWQGIIAEYRDRLPEHVSERIVTLGEGGTPLVEAPALSARTGAQVFVKVEGMNPTGSFKDRGMTAAISAAAGRGARAVVCASTGNTSASAAAYAVRAGMTCAVLVPDGKIAMGKLSQAIAHGARLLQVDGNFDDCLVAARKLADSYPVELVNSVNPDRIEGQKTGAFEIVDALGDAPDIHALPVGNAGNITAYWKGFREYAGQGAPGHAGEGLPAVATHVPQMWGFQAAGAAPIVAGHPITEPETIATAIRIGNPASWELAETARDDSGGVIESVTDEQILAAHRILSSEVGVFVEPASAAGVAGILSRAERGLVPAGSRIVVTVTGHGLKDPQWALRTLDGSEVTPTRVSADVVSIADALGLD, from the coding sequence ATGGCACACCAGTGGCAGGGCATCATCGCCGAGTACCGTGACCGGCTGCCCGAGCACGTGTCCGAGCGGATCGTCACGCTCGGCGAGGGCGGCACGCCGCTCGTCGAGGCCCCGGCGCTCTCCGCGCGCACGGGCGCGCAGGTCTTCGTCAAGGTCGAGGGCATGAACCCCACGGGGTCGTTCAAGGACCGCGGCATGACGGCGGCCATCTCCGCCGCAGCGGGCCGCGGCGCGCGGGCGGTCGTGTGCGCGTCGACGGGCAACACGTCGGCGTCGGCGGCCGCGTACGCGGTGCGCGCCGGGATGACCTGCGCCGTGCTCGTCCCGGACGGCAAGATCGCGATGGGCAAGCTCAGCCAGGCGATCGCGCACGGCGCGCGCCTGCTCCAGGTCGACGGCAACTTCGACGACTGCCTCGTCGCCGCGCGCAAGCTCGCCGACTCCTACCCGGTCGAGCTCGTCAACTCGGTGAACCCCGACCGCATCGAGGGTCAGAAGACCGGCGCGTTCGAGATCGTCGACGCGCTCGGCGACGCGCCCGACATCCACGCGCTGCCCGTCGGCAACGCGGGGAACATCACCGCGTACTGGAAGGGCTTCCGGGAGTACGCCGGCCAGGGCGCCCCCGGCCACGCGGGCGAGGGCCTGCCGGCCGTCGCGACGCACGTGCCGCAGATGTGGGGCTTCCAGGCGGCGGGCGCCGCACCGATCGTCGCCGGGCACCCGATCACCGAGCCGGAGACGATCGCGACCGCGATCCGCATCGGCAACCCCGCCTCGTGGGAGCTCGCCGAGACGGCGCGCGACGACTCGGGCGGCGTCATCGAGTCCGTCACGGACGAGCAGATCCTCGCCGCGCACCGGATCCTGTCGAGCGAGGTCGGCGTGTTCGTCGAGCCCGCATCGGCGGCCGGCGTCGCCGGGATCCTGTCGCGCGCCGAGCGCGGGCTCGTGCCCGCGGGCTCGCGCATCGTCGTCACGGTCACGGGCCACGGGCTCAAGGACCCGCAGTGGGCGCTGCGCACGCTCGACGGCAGCGAGGTGACGCCGACGCGCGTGAGCGCCGACGTCGTGTCCATCGCCGACGCCCTCGGGCTCGACTGA
- the thrB gene encoding homoserine kinase: MQLGADHVRVRVPATSANLGPGFDALGLALALHDVLEVRALASDDVVVEVEGEGAGEVPGDESHLVVRALRAALDAAGAPRTGLHLSCVNRVPHGRGLGSSAAAVVAGVVAARALVADPSVLDDDVALGLATAIEGHPDNAAPALLGGATVAWDAGPGAGPRAARLEVHPDVRATVLVPSARLATSRARGVLPAQVPHADAAFNAGRAALLVEALTRRPDLLLDATDDRLHQGYRADVMPSSFELVQALRASGLPATVSGAGPTVLVLSTADDLAAVARVTDELVGGSTDWAVHRLDVDTRGVVAERL, from the coding sequence ATGCAGCTCGGCGCGGACCACGTGCGGGTGCGCGTCCCGGCGACGAGCGCGAACCTCGGCCCCGGCTTCGACGCGCTGGGTCTGGCGCTCGCGCTCCACGACGTGCTCGAGGTGCGGGCGCTCGCGAGCGACGACGTCGTCGTCGAGGTGGAGGGAGAGGGCGCCGGCGAGGTCCCGGGCGACGAGTCGCACCTCGTGGTGCGGGCGCTGCGCGCCGCGCTCGACGCGGCCGGTGCCCCTCGGACCGGGCTGCACCTGTCCTGCGTCAACCGCGTCCCGCACGGGCGGGGCCTCGGCTCGTCGGCGGCCGCCGTCGTGGCGGGCGTCGTGGCGGCACGGGCGCTCGTCGCGGACCCCTCCGTGCTCGACGACGACGTGGCGCTCGGCCTCGCGACCGCGATCGAAGGGCACCCCGACAACGCGGCGCCCGCGCTCCTGGGCGGCGCGACCGTCGCGTGGGACGCCGGACCCGGTGCCGGGCCCCGCGCCGCGCGGCTGGAGGTGCACCCCGACGTGCGGGCGACCGTGCTCGTGCCCTCGGCGCGCCTCGCGACCAGCCGGGCGCGTGGCGTGCTCCCGGCGCAGGTGCCGCACGCAGACGCCGCCTTCAACGCCGGGCGGGCGGCCCTCCTCGTCGAGGCGCTGACCCGGCGCCCCGACCTGCTGCTCGACGCGACCGACGACCGCCTGCACCAGGGGTACCGGGCCGACGTCATGCCGTCGTCGTTCGAGCTCGTCCAGGCGCTGCGGGCCAGCGGGCTTCCCGCGACCGTGTCGGGGGCCGGCCCGACCGTCCTCGTGCTGTCGACGGCGGACGACCTGGCCGCCGTCGCGCGCGTCACGGACGAGCTCGTCGGGGGGAGCACGGACTGGGCCGTGCACCGCCTCGACGTCGACACGCGCGGCGTCGTCGCCGAACGGCTCTGA
- the rho gene encoding transcription termination factor Rho, which translates to MTDTIDTATSSATGSAAAGGNARSGALSTLRLPELQALASQLGVKGTSKMRKGDLVDVIRARTGEQSASERPAAPRRDTDGANAAGRETTEAPAASGRGRSRRAERPAASPVSTTDTTPATRQDAPSAASREERTAAPVLDLPVRADEQRAERRDGRRDSRSEAAAAVAEALGEQGVRTRDTSNESADERAARAAAAVGLVTGERGSRRSGRGAGAPRNGEGDGDASRADRQRDQSGGERQRDQSGGERQRDQQGGQQSGQQSGQQSRGERQGDRRDDRQLLDDERGGRRRRGRDRGRERDRKRGRNRQGPDLAGLDDIEVNEDDVLLPVAGILDILDNYAFVRTSGYLPGQNDVYVSLGQVKKAGLRRGDAVTGAVRQPREGENQGNTARQKFNALVRLDTVNGMSPDEARQRPEFTKLTPLYPQDRLRLENTEATRLTPRVIDIVAPIGKGQRGLIVAPPKAGKTIIMQQIANAITANNPEVHLMVVLVDERPEEVTDMERTVKGEVIASTFDRPASDHTIVAELAIERAKRLVELGQDVVVLLDSLTRLSRAYNLAAPASGRILSGGVDASALYPPKRFFGAARNIENGGSLTILASALVETGSKMDEVIFEEFKGTGNMELRLSRNLADKRIFPAVDVNASGTRREEILLSQDELKIVYKLRRVMGALDQQQAIELLLGQLKKTQTNVEFLLHVQKTTPGGLADDDNVGRTI; encoded by the coding sequence GTGACAGACACCATCGACACCGCCACGAGCAGCGCGACCGGTTCGGCCGCTGCCGGCGGGAACGCCCGGAGCGGCGCGCTCTCCACGCTGCGCCTCCCGGAGCTGCAGGCCCTCGCCTCGCAGCTCGGGGTCAAGGGCACGTCCAAGATGCGCAAGGGCGATCTTGTGGACGTCATCCGCGCCCGCACCGGCGAGCAGAGCGCCTCGGAGCGCCCCGCCGCGCCGCGGCGCGACACGGACGGGGCGAACGCCGCGGGCCGTGAGACCACCGAGGCGCCCGCCGCCTCCGGGCGCGGCCGCAGCCGCCGCGCCGAGCGGCCCGCCGCGAGCCCGGTGAGCACCACCGACACCACGCCGGCGACGCGACAGGACGCGCCGTCGGCCGCGAGCCGCGAGGAGCGCACCGCCGCTCCCGTGCTCGACCTGCCCGTGCGTGCCGACGAGCAGCGCGCGGAGCGCCGCGACGGCCGTCGCGACTCTCGGTCCGAGGCCGCGGCCGCGGTCGCGGAGGCGCTCGGCGAGCAGGGCGTGCGCACGCGCGACACGTCCAACGAGTCCGCCGACGAGCGCGCCGCGCGCGCCGCGGCGGCGGTCGGCCTCGTGACGGGCGAGCGCGGCTCGCGCCGCTCGGGCCGTGGCGCCGGCGCCCCCCGGAACGGCGAGGGCGACGGCGACGCGTCGCGCGCCGACCGCCAGCGCGACCAGTCCGGTGGCGAGCGCCAGCGCGACCAGTCCGGTGGCGAGCGCCAGCGCGACCAGCAGGGTGGACAGCAGTCGGGTCAGCAGTCCGGCCAGCAGTCCCGTGGCGAGCGTCAGGGCGACCGCCGTGACGACCGCCAGCTGCTGGACGACGAGCGCGGCGGCCGTCGCCGCCGGGGTCGTGACCGCGGCCGCGAGCGTGACCGCAAGCGCGGCCGCAACCGCCAGGGACCGGACCTCGCGGGCCTCGACGACATCGAGGTCAACGAGGACGACGTCCTGCTCCCCGTCGCCGGCATCCTCGACATCCTCGACAACTACGCGTTCGTGCGCACCAGCGGGTACCTGCCGGGCCAGAACGACGTCTACGTCTCGCTCGGCCAGGTGAAGAAGGCCGGCCTGCGCCGCGGCGACGCGGTCACGGGCGCCGTGCGCCAGCCGCGCGAGGGCGAGAACCAGGGGAACACGGCGCGCCAGAAGTTCAACGCGCTCGTCCGCCTGGACACGGTCAACGGGATGTCGCCCGACGAGGCGCGCCAGCGTCCGGAGTTCACCAAGCTCACGCCGCTGTACCCGCAGGACCGCCTGCGCCTGGAGAACACCGAGGCGACGCGCCTGACGCCGCGCGTGATCGACATCGTCGCGCCGATCGGCAAGGGCCAGCGCGGCCTCATCGTCGCTCCGCCCAAGGCCGGCAAGACGATCATCATGCAGCAGATCGCCAACGCGATCACGGCCAACAACCCCGAGGTCCACCTCATGGTGGTGCTCGTGGACGAGCGGCCCGAAGAGGTCACGGACATGGAGCGGACGGTGAAGGGCGAGGTCATCGCCTCGACGTTCGACCGCCCCGCGTCCGACCACACGATCGTCGCCGAGCTCGCGATCGAGCGCGCGAAGCGCCTGGTCGAGCTCGGCCAGGACGTCGTCGTGCTCCTCGACTCGCTCACCCGCCTGTCGCGCGCGTACAACCTCGCGGCCCCGGCCTCGGGCCGCATCCTGTCCGGTGGTGTGGACGCGTCCGCGCTCTACCCGCCCAAGCGGTTCTTCGGCGCGGCCCGCAACATCGAGAACGGCGGCTCGCTGACGATCCTCGCCTCGGCGCTCGTCGAGACGGGCTCCAAGATGGACGAGGTCATCTTCGAGGAGTTCAAGGGCACGGGGAACATGGAGCTCCGCCTGTCGCGCAACCTCGCGGACAAGCGCATCTTCCCGGCCGTGGACGTCAACGCGTCCGGCACGCGCCGCGAGGAGATCCTCCTGTCGCAGGACGAGCTGAAGATCGTCTACAAGCTCCGTCGTGTCATGGGCGCCCTCGACCAGCAGCAGGCGATCGAGCTGCTGCTCGGCCAGCTCAAGAAGACGCAGACGAACGTCGAGTTCCTGCTCCACGTCCAGAAGACGACCCCCGGTGGTCTCGCGGACGACGACAACGTCGGCCGCACGATCTGA
- the rpmE gene encoding 50S ribosomal protein L31 yields the protein MKSDIHPEYVLTEVTCTCGNTFVTRSTEASGKISADVCSACHPFYTGKQKILDTGGRVARFQARYAKKDAAK from the coding sequence GTGAAGTCTGACATCCATCCCGAGTACGTCCTCACCGAGGTCACGTGCACCTGCGGGAACACGTTCGTGACGCGCAGCACCGAGGCGTCGGGCAAGATCAGCGCCGACGTGTGCAGCGCCTGCCACCCGTTCTACACGGGCAAGCAGAAGATCCTCGACACCGGTGGTCGCGTGGCCCGCTTCCAGGCGCGCTACGCCAAGAAGGACGCCGCCAAGTAG
- the prfA gene encoding peptide chain release factor 1: protein MTESFAAVEPLLAEHADIETQLADPAVHADAGRARTLGRRYAELNQVVGAYRAWREASDDAEAAAELAALGGEDGDAFAAELPGLRAAEEETRERLRRVLVPRDPDDGRDVILEIKAGEGGEESALFAGDLLRMYLRYAERRGWKTEVLESTDSDLGGYKDVQVAVKARSTPSDPADGVWANLKYEGGVHRVQRVPVTESQGRIHTSAAGVLVFPEVEDAGEVEIDPNDLRIDVYRSSGPGGQSVNTTDSAVRVTHLPTGIVVSMQNEKSQLQNREQAMRVLRARLLAAQQEAAAAEAADLRRSQVRTVDRSERIRTYNFPENRIADHRTGYKAYNLDQVLDGDLDPVVRSAVEADEAARLAAAGEA from the coding sequence GTGACCGAGTCGTTCGCCGCCGTCGAGCCGCTGCTGGCCGAGCACGCCGACATCGAGACCCAGCTCGCCGACCCCGCCGTCCACGCCGACGCCGGCCGCGCGCGCACGCTCGGGAGGCGCTACGCCGAGCTCAACCAGGTCGTGGGCGCGTACCGCGCGTGGCGCGAGGCGAGCGACGACGCCGAGGCCGCCGCCGAGCTCGCGGCGCTCGGGGGCGAGGACGGCGACGCGTTCGCCGCGGAGCTCCCGGGCCTGCGCGCCGCCGAGGAGGAGACGCGCGAGCGCCTGCGCCGCGTGCTCGTGCCGCGCGACCCCGACGACGGGCGCGACGTCATCCTCGAGATCAAGGCGGGCGAGGGCGGCGAGGAGTCGGCGCTGTTCGCGGGCGACCTGCTGCGCATGTACCTGCGGTACGCGGAGCGCCGGGGCTGGAAGACCGAGGTCCTCGAGTCGACCGACTCCGACCTCGGCGGCTACAAGGACGTCCAGGTCGCGGTCAAGGCGCGCAGCACACCGTCCGACCCGGCCGACGGCGTCTGGGCGAACCTCAAGTACGAGGGCGGCGTGCACCGCGTCCAGCGCGTCCCCGTGACCGAGTCGCAGGGGCGGATCCACACGTCCGCGGCGGGTGTCCTCGTGTTCCCCGAGGTCGAGGACGCGGGCGAGGTCGAGATCGACCCGAACGACCTGCGCATCGACGTCTACCGCTCGTCGGGACCGGGCGGGCAGTCCGTCAACACGACCGACTCGGCCGTGCGCGTCACGCACCTGCCCACCGGCATCGTCGTGTCGATGCAGAACGAGAAGTCCCAGCTCCAGAACCGCGAGCAGGCGATGCGCGTCCTGCGCGCGCGGCTGCTCGCCGCCCAGCAGGAGGCCGCGGCCGCGGAGGCGGCGGACCTGCGACGCTCCCAGGTCCGCACCGTCGACCGCTCCGAGCGCATCCGCACGTACAACTTCCCCGAGAACCGGATCGCGGACCACCGCACGGGCTACAAGGCGTACAACCTCGACCAGGTGCTCGACGGCGACCTCGACCCGGTCGTGCGCTCGGCGGTCGAGGCCGACGAGGCGGCCCGGCTCGCCGCCGCGGGCGAGGCCTGA